One Triticum dicoccoides isolate Atlit2015 ecotype Zavitan chromosome 3B, WEW_v2.0, whole genome shotgun sequence genomic window, GCCACAGAGTCGATGTTTTGTACAGGGCGCGActcacctgggccgacccattttgCAGTGGCAGGTGATGCGCGCGTTGTGCTAGCCAATCCGACCGACAAGCTCCTGTGCCAGGTATGGAACACAACTGTTAAAGAAACAAACAAAAGTGGCAAAATCTAAACCTTCACAAAATTCCCCAAAAAATGACCACCGTAACACCTAGGAATTTGTAACTAAAATGGCAGCCCAGTGCATATGAACTATAAGTCACACAGAGTTAAACCTTAGAAATTTTGAACGTTATTTTCTTTCTGAAACATGTAAATattttttgaaacatgaacattttcatattcatgaacaaaattttaaaaacttAAAAATTTcgtgaaaacacaaacattttttgggtTTCTCAAATATTtctcaaaaaagcaaaaaaaatgaaaatgagaatACTCTATGAAATCATGAACAATCTTttaaaaacacaaacattttctgGAAAATGGATTTTTTTAAATACGAACATTGTTTGAAATTATGAACAAATTTCCAAaacgcgaacaatttttgaatttgcaaacaaAATATGAAAACATATAACTTTTTTGAATATGCAAACAAATTTGGAAAAGCTTGAACTTTTTTGAAGTTGTTAACAAAATTTGAAAAAGCAAAGAGTTTTTGAAACTCCGAACAAGTTTTTAAAAATGCGAGCATTTAAATCGCCAGacatttttgaaaacatgaacattttttggatatgtgaacaaatttggaaaagctggaacattttttgaaatttccaaacattttgtgaatttgtgaacaaaaattgaAAATCATGGATATTTTCCCAAAATTACCAAAAGTTTTTTTAAAAtgtgaacattttaaaaaattcCCTGAACATTTTGTAAAATTGCAATTTTGtttggaaacatgaacattttttaatatgtaAACAAATTTGAAAAAGCTggcattttttgaatatgtgaacaaagaGTACAAATGCAGAAATTTTTTCGAAGGACTACACCAACTTTCGACTGATCGCGAGATAGTAATAGACCTGAAGGTGTCCAACCCAAATGTTGCGCTCCTAATCCCATGTGTCCCTAGGAAAGGGGACTCGAACCCAAGCCTATTGAGTAGCTACTAAACCCGACAACCAACTAAACCACCTTTACTTGTTGTCTACTAAACATAAACATGGTATTTGGACCctcttctttctaccatatttgCAAAAAAAGTTAATTTAAGGTTTGGTAACTTTTGCATAAGCAGCTTATCATGACCATCCTGATAACTTCGACGTTAGCACCCTGGTAACCAAAATAGCATGGTAAGGTTGATAACTACATGCTAGAAGGCTGATAACTAGAGCGTGATAACTATGATAACTTTAGCATGATAAGGTTGGTAACTGCCTCATTAGAAGCATGATAACTAAAGCGCGAGAAGCATGGTGcaacctagtactccctccgtcccataatgtaagacgttttttgatactagtgtagtgtctagtgtcaaaaaacgtcttacattatgagactgaGGGAGTAACAAATAACATAGCAAGGTTGACAATTACATTATTAGAAGGCTGATAACTAGAGCATGAGAAGCATGATAGTTTAGCATGGGCATCATGATAATCTTACATAAAAATTATCAGGGTATAACTTTCGATAAAAATTGTCATGGTATATTTCAACAACTCCCACCCCCTCCCCTCGTTTAAAATTTATCATGGTGTTTGAGTGTAAGTTATTAGCTATATGATGCGTAAAAATACCACACTTTTCGCACATACGTTATCGGGGAGAAGTTTTAAACAATTCCCACCCCTCGTTCAAAACTTACCATGGTGTTCATACGTAAGTTATCATGTCTGCTATACATATATTATCATGTATTTTATGCATAGGTTATCAAGGTATATTTTAACAAAATAATTCCCTCAGTCAAAGTTACCGCGGTGTATATAAAATATCAAGTCTGTGGTGCaaatattatcatgttatttacagaGAAGTTGCTAGGGAGTATGTTTGAACAAATTTTTTCTCCGGGTCAAAGTTATGACAATGTTTGTATGTAATTTACCAGGTCTGTGGTACGTAAGTTATCATGCAATTTACACAGAATTTGCCAGGGCATGTTTCGACCAACCTTTTTCCTCGGTCAAATTACCGCGttgtttgtatgtaagttatcagGTACCCGTGCAGAAGTTATCAGGGTGTGTTATTGATCTTAGTTGGTAGTCATACGTATCATGTTTGTAGTGTACTTGATcgtcagcgacacggctctcttctcggcccttcgtcgtcctcatcgcctcgtttcccacggcgaatcaatgccaaagctgccgcgcgctgccgtgccggtcagcctgcaccattgatgcctcacgggcggcgcagtgaagatcggacgacgcgcgtccctcgccctccctcgcccgccacgcgtacacacgatggcacgcgcgcctcggcctatatatgacgcgccccggcgcactcggcgactcacactctcccgccgtcgtcgttcctccctctcctctcctctctttcgccgtctccagttcacacccatggtcgagcgcttcccaggcgacagcgcggcggcgaacggatttggccgccgccatcttcatgaagacgaggctcgcctcctttacgaggccgaatacccggtcccgccggacatgcgggtgcccggggcgtggaggattagcgcgggcggcgtgccggtgcccccggtacccaccggcgcggcgcggcgtgcggagattgcatgcatccgctcgaacctgccgcgtgcggcgaggaaggggccacggtacgtccccgacagcccgctctgggacccttacttccgccgccgtcacgcccagcagctcgaggccaccaatggcgtcgtgccctccggcaggctcaatgcCGCCGACCGGCGTCGGTGGTGGGGTGTGCCCGGGCGCATGTTGGAGGccatcctcgagtacatcgaggacgGCAACACGCCgtgcctcgagtaccccgctcccccttccttctcacgccgccggggaagctcctggaccccgaggcgcatggagaccggggggtcctccttctcgtccggcggctcgccctgcctccgccccgtcaagccggagcctaggacacgccggtcagcgcgcgcacccgcagctccggcgtccgcatcggcgccaacgcctctccacccaccggcggccgcttcgtcctcgtcgagcccaagccggagcccggcctccccgcggagtacgaggagatagcccggcacggcttctccgacgaggacgtcatgcggtgggcgcgggacgactacctccgtaacgagatggtccggcagcgccgggccctggaggagatcgccgcccgcaagcgtgggcgcgaggacgacggGCACgacgtcgtggtcctcgacagcgacgacgacgacgacgacgacgacgacacccccggaccgtccaacccgccgcgccaaccggggagggatgcagcagggacagcggaggcgtaggcgggggcggcgacgacgacgacgatgatgacgacgacggcggtgactacacgcgattctacagcctcctcggcatgtagaaccgcgtgggcgggcggcgaggcgggcggcgagggagacggcgggggtagcccgcggtagtttttttttctttttttgtaaaatatgttcaaGTTTGAACGAATTCGCCaatgtttgcgttaaatttgagtcgtttTTTGCGTCGTATTTGACTTTTTTGACTAActgtgggcgccgcgactgggggacatcacgcccccagtgcgcggtttagcgccggtgcgcccccaaggggcgattttttgcccctcctgggaggccaacggctggagatgccctaatgagGGTGTCGGGGTTTCGACTTCTTGTACCCGTGCATTTTTGCTGTTTCTAAAAAAGGGGAATAAGAATAGAATGGGTTGGCCCACCTTGTGATTGCTTTAGGCATCCGTTTGCGAATTGCACTTTAACAGGCGCTTGAAGCGCCGAATAGGATTTGCCTGCAAACTGCCCAAATAGACCCAAAAAACTGCCCACATTGAAACGGGCTGATGGGCATAGGCGTGCTGTGCCTGGCCCGTTTAGGCCAGGCCGTGCCGGCCCATCTGGCCAGGTCTGGCTCTGAATGACAATAGGACAGCCTACCCCTCAAAATCAAAAGAACTTCCTCAAAANNNNNNNNNNNNNNNNNNNNNNNNNNNNNNNNNNNNNNNNNNNNNNNNNNNNNNNNNNNNNNNNNNNNNNNNNNNNNNNNNNNNNNNNNNNNNNNNNNNNNNNNNNNNNNNNNNNNNNNNNNNNNNNNNNNNNNNNNNNNNNNNNNNNNNNNNNNNNNNNNNNNNNNNNNNNNNNNNNNNNNNNNNNNNGGACAGCCTAGTCTTGCCGTTGGTGTAGTGTCAACACGTAGAGTGGAGCCTCCGTTTCCCGCACGtgacgcaaggcacttgggcgttccTTGAATTTCTTGGAGAAGAGCTCCTCTCTAtccgcccccacccccacccgcaccCCCACACCCCGGGTTCGGCCGAATCGATCCAAGGAAACGAATCACTGCCTACCAGACCAATTCCCCAGCAGATCCTCCGCGATTGATGAGTATTCCTCCCCCACTCTCTTGGTGGAGCGACTTGGATTTGGATGCGAGGGAGCTCTGCCCCGACCCTTCTCTCCGATCTCCCCGTCCCCCGTAAAGGCCTTTCGCCTCCCGCCGCCGGAGATAGCCCCATGGGCTAGGGACTCCACCTGCAGCCACCACCGGCGGGCCGGAGCCTTTTCCGATCTGCCCGTATCCTCTTCTCGCTCTACAAGCCCCTCCCCTCAGCTGGTGTTGTTAGAACCGAGCTACTAGTATATCTATCTATCACAAGTGTTGCCAATAGTTACTCTACAGCTGCGGATTGGCCACGCGAATGCATCCCTCTTTAGTTTGTTTATTATTTAACTTGGAGGGCAAAGAATGGCTTAGTTGTGTTGTGTGTGTCTTTTTCGGGCGATTGTTACCCAGATAGTACTGTGCCAGCTCAGCTTCTGGTTTATCCTGGGTTTACCATTTAATGTGAGTGCCGAGGAGACAAACTAAAGCTTCCCATTTGGATATCCTATTTCGGGGACATATTCTTGGCAACACTCTGCCCTGTAAAACATATTCTTTGCTCTGAATTGGTTTCCTTTCTGTTAATGTTACTAACAGTGGTGAGCACATATTCCCACCTGCCCAGCCAGTTGGAAACATGGGTTCCTCGCAAGAATCCACATTTTCATCTGCCTCAACTACCACACAAGTGAATGCTTTGGGCTTACTACCTGTCTATGCCAAGTAGCTTATTGCTGGTGGTGCAGCTGGTGCATTTGCAAAGACTGCCGTCGCGCCACTTGAGAGGGTAAAGATCTTATTGCAGGTATGGACTGCTTAATCCTTCACTTCCGTTGCTTGTGGTGATTGCATGGGTATTTTAGCTCCTTTATTAACTTGGTACAATGCTGCTTTCTAGACAAGAACCCAAGGGTTTCAATCCCTTGGGATTCTCCAATCCTTGAGGAAGCTGTGGCAATACGAGGGACTTCGAGGCTTCTACAAGtaagtacaacaacaacaacaaagcctttagtcccaaacaagttggggtaggctaactTCTACAAGTAAGTAAAGTGGAGAAAACAACGCCTTAAACTCTGACTCTTGAATTCAGCGTCTTGATTTTTTAACTTCTTACTGCTAAGTTCAGCATACTTATTTTGATATTTTATTTACcgttcatgcagaggaaatggtgcGAGCGTGCTTCGGATTGTTCCATATGCAGCATTGCATTACATGACATATGAGCAGTATAGGTGCTGGATACTGAATAATGCCCCATCAGTGGGTACAGGACCTGTGGTTGATCTCTTGGCTGGTTCAGCTGCTGGCGGAACTGCAGTTCTGTGCACCTACCCTTTAGACTTGGCTAGGACCAAGCTGGCATACCAGGTATGTACTACCCTGCTCATCATTGCTTTTCTTTTTTGTATATGTATGTAATAAAGTGTCTCTTCAATCGAAGTGCTATTGGACTAACTTCTTGATCGTCACATTGGCTCATGGTTATTCTTATTAATTTGCTTCACTAGGTTTCAAATGTAGCCCAACCTGTCAATTCATTGGGAAATTTTGGCCGCCAACCAGTATATAATGGTGTAAAGGATGTTTTTAAAACTGTTTACAAGGAAGGAGGTGTACGATCTTTGTACCGTGGGATAGGTATGTCGTGGCTATCAACTTGCGAAATCACGTCTCTTATAGCCTACTCAATCGGTGAAACTTCAGCTCATGTTCCATACTTGCAAAGCTTTTATGTTGTAACAAGGGTGCTATAAATAAAGTTCAGGTGAATGCTTGGAATGCATATGCAACTACATATTTCATCCATATCTGGTATCACTGATTAATACTGTCACGCACTGGCATAGTGGTATTAGGTGACCATAAAAGCAATTGCGAGGGCTCAATATATGAGAGTAGTTTATGATGGGCTAACACGTGAATATCCTGAAAAATATGTTTGAAGTTATGTACATTACTGTGCCCAACCTTGCGGTATTTGAAATTATGTACCACTTAGTACGCTAACTATGAAAAGTCATGTATTTAGATGTTATGTAAAACTCCCATAGCATTACACTGCATGACAATCAAATTTCAATTGTCTGTCAGGCCCAACCCTGATCGGTATTCTTCCGTACGCTGGCCTGAAATTTTACATATACGAGGACCTGAAATCTCGTGTTCCAGAAGATTACAAGAGATCTGTTATATTGAAGCTCTCTTGTGGGGCTTTGGCTGGTCTTTTTGGACAAACCCTCACTTACCCACTGGATGTTGTCCGAAGGCAAATGCAGGTATAATTCACATTGTAGTAATGATATTCTATGGGGTTGTAAGTTTGATTGCAATTCTGATTCGCTTCTGACCTGTCATGTGTTCAGGTTCAGAACAAGCAGCCCCAGAATGCAAATGATGCCTTCCGCATAAGAGGAACATTTCAGGGTCTCTTTCTTATCATTCGGTGCCAGGGGTGGAGACAACTGTTCGCTGGCTTGAGCCTTAATTATGTCAAGGTAATTGAGGATTAGAGGTGGCAGATATTGTATACTCTCACTTTTTTTTTGAATCGTATCTTAAATGTGCAACTTCTCTAAAAATCGATCCATTTCAGGTTGTCCCTTCAGTTGCTATTGGTTTCACGACATATGACATGATGAAAAATTTGCTGGGAGTACCTCCACGCGAGAAAGCTCATCCATTGACTGGTAACAACAACAAATGAAGCAACATCGACCTATTTGCGTTGTGGGTCTCATTTGTAAGCTATGTTGCATATGATGGTTTTAATAGCAACTTAACTGTTACATTTGTAAGCATGACAGCCCAGTTGAGCATTTGAGCTGCTCCAGACTTGGATATGATTGTATACTTATTGTGCTTCTTGAATAATTGAattgataaatcattttgtttttgtgatTGCCTTGCATCGGCAATACAATAGTAAAAATGTGCAGTAGTTTTGAGCTGCGTTGTCGAACCATTTGCGCATCCGCTGTCCCATAAATTGTATTTCTGACATAGGTCAGTAAAAATGAAAAGGTGAACCCTGGCTACCATCAAGTTTATGAATCAGTTCCCTATAGCCTCATTTGGCTCAAATCTTTTCATTGGCATCGCAAAGATCACATGAAGacctgcaatttcaaaaaaaaaaaaaagatcacATGAAGATCTTTGTCTACTTCGTTTTGGCAAGTTTTCCCCCCTTTCTTTTTGTGCATATGAAAATCATGTTATCTACAGCATAGAACCAGAACTTGAGTGCATCGTCAAGTAACATCATATTAACCAAGGGAAATTATACTGAAGCCTTCAAAAAGAAATTGAATTAAACCCTTTCATTCGCATAAAATAGGATGAAATCCATGAGTGACAATAATTACACAAAAATGAAACACATTTTTTTTGTTGCATCCATCAACATTAAAGACAATCCCAAAATGAAATAAATCTCAAAAGAACACACAAGTGCAAACTGTACAGCATCCATCCACAGCCACCCCATATGCAGACCATTCAGTTTTGATGAAGACAAATGGATAAATCCGGCAGGTGACACGGAACTAGTCTTTCTTCTTGTCAGCTGGGGAGCAGAACCTCTCAAAGATCATGGCGAAGAAGCCAAGGAAGTCGATTCTGTTCTTGGGGTTGTCTTTCTCCACCTCCCGTTTTACTTGCTCAGGCTCGTCTCCTTCAGCAGCAGCCTGGACTGGAACTTGAGTTTCATCCCCGGTTGTTTCCTGCTGCTGCACAGCTGCCACAACAGCCTGAATTTCTTCCACGGCCTGGTCTAGGATGTTTGAGTCTTGAGTCTTGTCAGCAGAGGTCTCGCCTTCTTTTGTCTTGTCCTCAGGCTCGGGTTCTTTCTCTTTGGATTCTGTATAAATAAATCTttggagtattacaagagtttgatGACAGAGCAACAAACCAGGTACTATTTGTCAGGAAATATCTTCTAGTCTAGTACAAATTAGACTTGGATCAAAAGTTTTTACCACGTTTTCCCAGATGTAAAACCTCAGCAACTTTCTCCATGACCTCTGGGTGGTTCTTCACCTTGTCGAGGACCGAATTGACTTTCTCCATCACATCAGGGTTGCTTTTCACCTTGTCTTTCGCCTTGTCCAGCATCGAACTTAAGGCATCCATGTCCTTCTCTCCTTCTTCTTCACTTCCTTGACCTTAAGAAATTAACTAGTGTTGTTAAGAGACTATACTTGGCATTTCAACTACAAAAACTTTGGTATTATCGATTTGATGTCATGCTATCAAGAAACTGTAAAGCCCAAAGTTTGCATATGCACGAGACGGGTCTTTCTTAATACTAGTTGGAGAAACATTAGGAGACCTTGGTAAATCGGATCTCTCAACAAGATGAAAGAGATTGAGAGACAGAAGCTTATCTAGTATATAGTATGGTATAGGCTGAATCAATCAAACtagtgaagaggaggaagaagagaggctTACCAGTTGGAATCTTGAGATTTGAGAAGGTTGCAATAAATGGGGAAAGCTAAGGAGACAGAAGGAAGCCGAAAAGCACGACCTAATAATTTGTAGGTATGAGGAGCTCAAGAATTCTGGGTTTGGATCTCCGTGTCAGGCCAGGCCAGGGCGATCTAGATCAAGAGAAGCAGGCTAATGCTTTTGGGCTGGGCACTATATATACAGGAGAAGAGTGCCGAAGTGCTCTAGTACATGGTAGGGCAGGAGGGTGACAGCTAAAtacactagtactagtactacttcttACACACTGGCAAATTGCAAGCATTGATTGATTCTAGTATAGTGGTTGGTGGGCATTACTGCTCGCTCGCACGATGCAGAGTTTTTGCATCATTTGGTCCAACTGGGTCAAATAAAATAGGGGTACACATCAATGTTCTTCTGTCttgttaataataataataataataaatgcagcaatatatttctactacatttgttTGTTTTACTTGATCCGCGGGCATAAGAATATACGACGTAACAGTTGGATCTTCCTGCCCTGCGTTATTCAGGAGTTTTGTTTTTGTTTCCATGCTGGACGAATTAAGGATTTGGTTGCACGTAGTACAATATGCGTGTGCATCAAGGTCAACTAACCATCTGGCAGTGGCACTGGCACATGGACGCCAGCTACCATGACACAGCAACAACATTGGGTCCTTGAGCTGTAAACTGCCTCTTCATCAGAATATTACTCtattagaaagaaagaaaaaacatccCACAAAGTCTCTGCTCACAATCAGGGATGTTctgaatactactccctccgtcccaaaataattgtctcaactttgtactatctttagtacaaatttgtactaagatcaagacacttattttgggacggagggagtagtattttagcCTATAAACATCCCTTCTTTGCGATTTCGGATCACAAGTGGCCCTCTATTCTATTCTATGGAGAAAACACAAGCTGGAAAACGGTACTAGTATCAGCTACTCCAGCGTCCTGCACAATAATCATTGTGCATAAAGTTGCTTTTCCTTGCAAGTAAAGCTAAAGACAGGCCGCCAAAAAATAACTATGAAATGCTCAAAACTAAACTCTAGTTTGATGCTTTCAAGCCATCATCTGGATCAAGTTTTAACATAATACTCCTATTTATTAAGTTCACAGCATCCAAAACTCAAATAAACATGGTACCGTTAGAAAAAACAACATGCATAGTGTGATAAATCTCACATGATCCATTCGCATCAACCTACTCTGGGGATCATGGATGGAATTAACTTCTGCCATCACTACCTGTCACGTCACCCTTTTGTAATTAATCACATGCCTCGTTGATTTCCTTCTAAGGCCATATCAGAAAAGGATATCTCACCTATACACAGACTAGCGTTTCCCCCTAAATTTTCGTATGCGTTTTTATGCTTAAGAAAGCGTAGAGTGAAGCAAACATTCAGGAGGGACGTTTTTATGCGTCGGTGCTGCCTCGACTTGCTCGCTCCAGGAGGGACGAGGCTCGGGCTGTGACATCACATCTGGCGGTCCCATCCTCGACGGTGTTGCAGCTGTGCTCACCAACGCATCTGCTCCCTCCTCTGTCGCCGGTGAAGCCCCTGGGTTCGAGGCATCGCCCACCCCCCCGCTCATCTCCAATGGGCCGCTTCAGCGCACGCCATCACCGGTGCGGCTTCGCAGGGCTGCTGCTGATCTGCAGCCAGCTGGGGTTGGCCTGTCCGTGCTCTTTGAAGATCGGCAAGAGCCCTTGCTGCCCTCTCCTGCATCAACGCCTCCCAGGCCTCCTGCTGCGCGCCGTAAGACTCTTGCTGGAGTGAACATTGCCCGGACAAGTGCGGGCCTCTCGCTGCACAGGACCAGTGCGAGGCTCAAAGCTGCTGGCAGAACAAGGGTGGTGCCGGCGCCGGCGGCTAAGGCGGCTGAGATCCTGGTTGCTCGCAGTCTGGGGATCGTCAAGGACGGAGAAGACATCACGGCCAAGGCCCTGGATGCATTTGCTGAGCGTTTCAAGGAGCAGTTGCCGCTGGAGGTGATCTCTGCCATGCGAGATTTGTTCAAGTTAGATGATGTGCAAGCAATGGGTGTGGAGGACGCCCTCATCCAGCCCGGAGGGGAGGGTGCTATGGTCCCTATGGACGTGGAGAGGATGGAGGATGCCGCTGCTGCTCTGCAGGCCTCCACCTGAGCAAGTTGATATCTTTGGGTTGGAAATGTTCTCTATGTTAGCTAAATCCTGGTCCATGTGTGTTGGTCCGTGTAAGTGTAGTTGGGTTGCATGGCACAAGCATAACCGTAGCTGAGTTGTGTGTGGCATGTGGCCAAGTTCAGAAGTGTACTCCATGTTGCCATGTTAGTGCAACCTATCAATGTTATGTGTTGGAATGTCCGGGGCCTCAACTGTCCGGATAGACGAGCTACTGTCAGCGCCACCATTGCTGCTTCTTCTTGCCATATTGTGTGTCTACAGGAGACAAAGCTTCACAATGTCGACATCTTCACAGCCTCCTTCTTAGGAGGGAACAAACTGCGCAATTTTGCGCAAAGGCCGGCGGACGGCACTCGTGGAGGCATTTTGCTGCTCTGGGACGATCACCTTGTGGAAATGTCTAACATCACAGCTACCACCTTCTGCCTGTCCGCCATGGTCCGtattcgtgactccgaggtgcaatACAAGCTCACCACCGTGTACGGCCCCGCGGACTCTTCTCGCAAAGATGCCTTTTTCGCCGAGCTTATCAGCCAAAAACTGCCCAACGGTATGCCATGGCTTGCGGCTGGGGATTTCAACCAAATTTATCGTGCAAGAGACAAAAACAAAAGACATGTCAA contains:
- the LOC119276124 gene encoding uncharacterized protein LOC119276124 isoform X2 gives rise to the protein MDALSSMLDKAKDKVKSNPDVMEKVNSVLDKVKNHPEVMEKVAEVLHLGKRESKEKEPEPEDKTKEGETSADKTQDSNILDQAVEEIQAVVAAVQQQETTGDETQVPVQAAAEGDEPEQVKREVEKDNPKNRIDFLGFFAMIFERFCSPADKKKD
- the LOC119276124 gene encoding uncharacterized protein LOC119276124 isoform X1 — protein: MFFQRKNSKKVKNTDASSPKKDKDSRGKNDLLDRAKGGFGALAGSMKSAKNATDAEERAAKVQEDVNAGIEAILETGSGILEKAKEDVGGHSETSRSKELGQGSEEEGEKDMDALSSMLDKAKDKVKSNPDVMEKVNSVLDKVKNHPEVMEKVAEVLHLGKRESKEKEPEPEDKTKEGETSADKTQDSNILDQAVEEIQAVVAAVQQQETTGDETQVPVQAAAEGDEPEQVKREVEKDNPKNRIDFLGFFAMIFERFCSPADKKKD